Proteins encoded in a region of the Candidatus Obscuribacter sp. genome:
- a CDS encoding Rdx family protein, with amino-acid sequence MEKKIGVAPVLHQSYGGIFEVEVDGNLIFSKSKLGRFPEPGEVQHLIQPQSIK; translated from the coding sequence TTGGAAAAGAAAATTGGTGTAGCACCAGTTTTACATCAGTCTTACGGCGGCATTTTTGAGGTAGAGGTAGACGGTAACTTGATTTTCTCCAAGTCAAAGCTTGGTAGATTTCCAGAACCAGGAGAAGTGCAACATCTGATCCAACCTCAATCTATCAAATAA
- a CDS encoding ferrochelatase: MTAKSKYDAILFLSFGGPEGMADVMPFLENVLRGKNVPEARMKEVAHHYELFGGVSPINAQNRNLIKGLEAELKKRDIALPIYFGNRNWHPMLADTLKEMAGKGVKNVLTFVTSAYSSYSGCRQYLQDIEKALQEAQVDLNIDKLRIFYNHPLFIDANVDCVKEGLAHFTPEQLKSVHIAFTAHSIPTAMASTSDYAGQLQKTCDLVAQAVGLSSYKLVYQSRSGPPTQPWLEPDILDHIKNLKQQGVSNILVHPIGFVSDHMEVIYDLDHEAKQLADELGIDMVRTKSSGNSPKFAELMGSLVQERLQSEMDASTEKPCAIGTPLPDVCAPDCCAYTPMRPPQAATQK, translated from the coding sequence TTGACAGCAAAATCTAAATATGACGCCATTCTCTTTCTATCTTTTGGCGGACCTGAAGGCATGGCAGATGTGATGCCATTTTTAGAAAACGTGCTGCGCGGTAAAAACGTACCAGAAGCACGGATGAAAGAAGTAGCGCATCACTATGAATTGTTTGGTGGTGTCTCACCAATAAACGCACAGAATAGAAACTTAATCAAAGGTCTGGAAGCAGAGCTGAAGAAACGCGATATAGCTCTACCAATCTATTTTGGTAATCGCAACTGGCATCCCATGCTGGCCGACACACTCAAAGAAATGGCCGGCAAAGGTGTCAAAAACGTTCTCACCTTTGTCACTTCTGCTTACAGTTCTTATTCAGGTTGCAGACAGTATCTGCAAGATATCGAAAAAGCCCTGCAAGAAGCTCAAGTTGACCTGAATATAGACAAGCTACGTATTTTTTATAACCATCCGCTCTTTATCGATGCCAATGTAGATTGCGTCAAAGAGGGTCTTGCCCACTTTACACCAGAACAGCTTAAGAGCGTTCACATTGCCTTTACAGCTCACAGCATACCCACAGCCATGGCTAGCACCAGTGACTATGCCGGTCAATTGCAAAAGACCTGCGATCTGGTGGCACAAGCAGTGGGTCTGTCTAGTTACAAACTCGTTTACCAGAGCCGTAGTGGACCGCCCACTCAACCCTGGCTTGAGCCCGATATCCTGGACCACATCAAAAATCTAAAACAGCAAGGTGTTAGCAATATCCTGGTGCACCCAATTGGCTTTGTCTCTGACCATATGGAAGTAATTTACGACCTCGATCACGAAGCAAAACAGCTTGCCGATGAACTCGGCATCGATATGGTACGCACCAAGAGCAGCGGCAATAGCCCCAAATTTGCTGAGCTTATGGGGTCCCTGGTGCAAGAAAGGCTACAATCAGAAATGGACGCCTCAACAGAAAAACCTTGCGCCATTGGTACACCGCTGCCTGATGTATGCGCGCCTGACTGCTGTGCTTACACACCCATGAGACCGCCTCAAGCGGCAACTCAAAAGTAG
- a CDS encoding LON peptidase substrate-binding domain-containing protein — protein sequence MPSKTKILPLFPLPEVVLFPGSPLPLHIFEPRYIQMVNTIMESDKTFGVLLYDPENSQARVIGSSAEITEVIKLPDGRMNIMTEGRRRFRILRTIEDLPYLQGEVEWLEDLPSTKELDTIQQEVLNYIRDILRLSSKINDKTVEMPDDLPTDPLRLSYWVAGTMYSVPEDQQALLELQDTFGRLSHEAKVLSVTTKFLAARSALKDAIG from the coding sequence TTGCCTTCCAAGACAAAAATTTTGCCCCTCTTTCCTTTACCCGAGGTCGTACTCTTTCCGGGTAGTCCTTTGCCGCTGCATATTTTTGAGCCGCGCTATATACAAATGGTCAACACAATCATGGAGAGCGATAAAACTTTTGGAGTTCTTCTCTATGACCCCGAAAACTCACAAGCCCGGGTGATTGGCTCTTCCGCCGAAATCACCGAAGTGATAAAACTGCCCGATGGACGGATGAACATCATGACTGAAGGGCGCAGACGTTTTCGCATATTGCGCACAATTGAGGATCTGCCCTATTTGCAAGGCGAGGTAGAGTGGCTCGAAGACTTGCCTTCAACCAAAGAGCTGGACACAATTCAGCAAGAAGTTTTAAATTATATCCGCGACATTTTGCGGCTATCTAGCAAAATCAATGACAAGACAGTAGAAATGCCTGACGACCTGCCGACGGATCCTCTCAGGCTCTCATACTGGGTCGCTGGCACCATGTATAGTGTGCCAGAAGATCAACAAGCACTGCTAGAGTTGCAAGACACCTTTGGACGCCTCAGTCATGAAGCCAAGGTCCTCTCAGTCACAACAAAGTTTTTAGCCGCCCGCAGCGCCCTCAAAGATGCCATAGGTTAG